In Aquimarina sp. TRL1, a single window of DNA contains:
- a CDS encoding adenylosuccinate synthase, translated as MAVNLLLGLQWGDEGKGKIVDVLTKDYDIIARFQGGPNAGHTLEFDGIKHVLHTIPSGIFHDKAINVVGNGVVIDPVIFNNELINLDKYNIDYKSKLLISRKAHLILPTHQILDKASELAKGKEKIGSTLKGIGPTYMDKTGRNGIRIGDLELDDWKDRYRSLADKHEAMIAFYNVKVEYNLAELESKFFEAIENLKKLTFIDSEEYLHNAQKEGKTILAEGAQGSLLDIDFGTYPFVTSSNTTAAGACTGLGIAPNKIKDVFGIFKAYTTRVGSGPFPTELFDKDGETMATVGHEFGATTGRPRRCGWLDLVALKYAVQVNGVTQLMMMKGDVLSGFETLKVCTSYKYKGEPITHLPYNIEPENVTPVYTELKGWSEDLTEMTEASQLPKELNDYIAFIEKEIETPITIVSVGPDRKQTIHR; from the coding sequence ATGGCGGTAAATTTATTACTTGGTCTTCAATGGGGAGACGAGGGTAAAGGAAAGATTGTAGACGTTCTTACAAAAGATTATGATATAATAGCCAGATTTCAGGGAGGACCAAATGCAGGACACACCTTGGAGTTTGATGGTATAAAACATGTATTACACACAATCCCTAGTGGTATTTTTCATGATAAAGCCATTAATGTAGTTGGTAATGGTGTTGTAATTGATCCTGTAATATTCAATAACGAATTAATAAATCTGGACAAATATAATATTGATTACAAATCAAAACTTCTTATTTCCAGAAAAGCACACTTGATTCTGCCAACCCATCAAATTCTTGATAAAGCTTCAGAATTAGCAAAGGGTAAAGAAAAAATTGGTTCGACTCTAAAAGGAATTGGCCCTACTTATATGGATAAAACCGGAAGAAACGGAATCCGTATTGGAGATCTAGAGCTTGATGACTGGAAAGATCGTTATCGTTCATTAGCGGATAAACATGAAGCGATGATTGCTTTTTACAACGTAAAAGTTGAATACAATCTAGCTGAGCTGGAAAGCAAGTTTTTTGAAGCAATTGAGAACCTCAAAAAACTGACATTTATAGATAGCGAAGAATACCTTCACAATGCGCAAAAAGAAGGAAAAACAATATTAGCAGAAGGAGCACAAGGATCTTTACTGGATATTGACTTTGGTACATACCCATTTGTGACTTCATCGAATACTACTGCTGCCGGAGCATGTACTGGTTTAGGAATTGCTCCTAATAAAATTAAGGATGTATTTGGTATTTTCAAGGCATATACTACCCGAGTAGGTAGTGGTCCCTTCCCTACCGAATTATTTGATAAAGATGGGGAAACCATGGCAACTGTAGGACATGAATTTGGAGCAACAACCGGAAGACCTCGTCGATGTGGATGGTTAGATTTAGTCGCTCTTAAATACGCTGTTCAGGTAAACGGAGTCACTCAATTAATGATGATGAAAGGAGACGTACTTAGCGGGTTTGAAACCTTAAAAGTATGTACTTCATATAAATATAAGGGAGAACCTATCACACACCTTCCTTACAATATCGAACCTGAAAATGTAACTCCTGTTTACACAGAATTAAAAGGATGGTCTGAAGATCTTACAGAAATGACTGAAGCTTCTCAACTCCCTAAGGAATTAAACGACTATATAGCATTTATAGAAAAAGAAATTGAAACACCGATCACAATTGTTTCTGTCGGACCTGACAGAAAACAAACAATTCACAGATAA
- a CDS encoding DUF368 domain-containing protein: MPQDTRTLRDKFFLVIKGLLMGAANKVPGVSGGVVAFVAGFYEEFIYSLQKINLKAFKLLINFRFSSFWRYINGKFLGLLILGMLISYFSVSKLLDYLIVHYELFVWSSFFGMIIGSIYYIIKDFNDWSKQNICFILVGVIVGVSISLLEPAKENDNLWFVFICGIIGVSGMTLPGLSGSFILILLGNYVLLLVDSVNALFDTIKDLINADTSFLEDGERIRLLKVLIVFSLGSITGLVSLSHILGYVLKRYKNATFAIIIGFITGSLGVVWPWKTKVFKMDTTNSHILDANGNPILDNYNRYLPDFSILQTYIALFFIIFGIGIVIYLEWYGQQTRKSSKK; this comes from the coding sequence ATGCCACAGGATACTCGTACGCTTCGGGATAAATTTTTCTTAGTGATAAAAGGATTATTAATGGGCGCTGCTAATAAAGTGCCTGGGGTATCCGGAGGGGTTGTTGCTTTTGTGGCTGGTTTTTACGAAGAGTTTATTTACTCTTTGCAAAAAATAAACCTAAAAGCTTTTAAACTTCTAATCAATTTTAGATTTTCCAGTTTTTGGCGGTATATAAACGGAAAATTTCTAGGTTTATTAATCTTAGGAATGCTGATTAGTTATTTTAGTGTCTCTAAGCTGTTAGATTACCTAATTGTTCACTATGAATTATTTGTCTGGTCTTCATTTTTTGGGATGATTATCGGATCAATCTATTATATCATTAAAGATTTTAACGACTGGAGTAAGCAAAATATTTGTTTTATTCTGGTAGGGGTTATTGTAGGAGTTAGCATTAGTTTATTAGAACCTGCCAAAGAAAATGACAATTTATGGTTTGTATTTATTTGCGGGATTATAGGAGTTTCTGGAATGACATTACCTGGACTCTCCGGTTCTTTTATCCTTATTTTGCTAGGCAACTATGTACTATTGCTCGTTGACTCTGTCAATGCCCTTTTTGATACTATCAAAGACTTAATAAATGCGGATACTTCTTTTTTGGAAGACGGGGAACGCATTCGACTCCTCAAAGTTCTTATTGTATTTAGCCTGGGATCTATAACAGGTCTAGTCTCACTCTCTCATATTCTGGGATATGTATTGAAACGTTATAAAAATGCTACTTTTGCCATCATTATTGGTTTCATAACGGGCTCTTTAGGTGTTGTATGGCCCTGGAAAACAAAAGTTTTCAAAATGGATACTACCAATTCTCATATCTTGGATGCGAATGGCAACCCAATTCTGGATAACTACAATCGTTATCTCCCAGATTTTTCAATTCTTCAAACATATATCGCTCTCTTTTTCATCATATTCGGTATTGGTATCGTTATATACTTGGAATGGTATGGGCAACAAACGCGTAAATCTTCTAAAAAATGA
- a CDS encoding shikimate dehydrogenase: MKTFGLLGKNIGYSFSRSFFSEKFKNENLSCEYRNFDIAQINDVKEILDSDEIKGLNVTIPYKEEIIHFLDALDPTAKEIGAVNVIKFTADNKLIGYNSDYYGFTESLKPLLHSEIKKALILGTGGASKAIAYALEQLNIQYSFVSRNPDFKELHYKDLDEDIIRAYKLIINCTPLGTHPNIYNYPDIPYEFISEKHVLYDLIYNPEETEFMKKGKERGATTSNGLQMLILQAQKGWEIWNS; this comes from the coding sequence ATGAAAACATTTGGTTTATTGGGTAAGAACATAGGGTATTCTTTCTCTCGGAGTTTTTTTTCTGAAAAATTCAAAAACGAAAATTTATCATGCGAGTATAGAAATTTTGATATTGCTCAAATTAATGATGTAAAAGAAATATTAGACTCGGATGAAATAAAAGGTCTTAATGTAACAATTCCCTACAAGGAGGAAATTATTCATTTTCTGGATGCCCTCGATCCGACAGCAAAGGAAATAGGAGCTGTAAATGTGATCAAATTTACTGCTGACAACAAGCTTATCGGCTATAATAGTGATTATTATGGTTTTACCGAATCGCTAAAACCATTACTCCATAGCGAAATAAAAAAAGCATTAATCCTAGGTACTGGAGGAGCTTCCAAAGCGATTGCCTATGCTTTGGAACAATTAAACATTCAATACTCCTTTGTTTCCAGAAATCCCGATTTTAAAGAACTTCATTACAAAGATCTGGATGAAGATATTATTCGGGCATACAAACTCATTATAAATTGCACCCCTTTGGGAACACACCCTAACATTTATAATTATCCGGATATACCTTATGAATTCATTTCTGAAAAACACGTTTTATACGATCTCATCTACAACCCTGAAGAGACTGAATTCATGAAAAAAGGGAAAGAAAGGGGAGCCACAACCTCTAATGGTTTGCAAATGTTAATTTTACAAGCACAAAAAGGTTGGGAAATCTGGAATTCGTAA
- a CDS encoding aspartate aminotransferase family protein, translating into MKKDFFTYQAQTTSTPLAMEVSYAKGSFIYDTSHKKYLDFVAGVSACSLGHQHPRVINAIKEQVDSYLHVMVYGEYILKPAVTLTKLLAEHLPFPLQKTYLTNSGTEAIEGALKLARRATGRSQIITAKKAYHGNTMGAMSVMGFEERKQAFRPLIPDVNYITFNQEEELSLITTKTAAVILETIQGGAGFITPVNDYLKKVRNRCSEVGALLILDEIQPGFGRTGKLFGFMHYDIVPDIVVMGKGMGGGMPIGAFTTDAKTMNLLQDNPKLGHITTFGGNPVIAAAALATLQEITESDVMAASLEKEKLFRSLLIHPLIKEIRGTGLMLAIMTPSEDITSKAILRCQEAGVILFWLLFEPKAIRITPPLTISEEEIKMGCDIILSILDEIHTDID; encoded by the coding sequence ATGAAAAAGGATTTTTTCACATATCAGGCACAGACGACTTCTACACCATTGGCCATGGAAGTATCATATGCCAAAGGCTCTTTTATTTATGACACTTCTCATAAAAAATATCTGGATTTTGTAGCAGGAGTTTCTGCTTGTAGTTTAGGTCATCAACACCCTAGAGTTATAAATGCTATCAAAGAGCAGGTAGACAGTTACCTGCATGTAATGGTATATGGGGAATACATTCTAAAGCCAGCTGTAACACTCACGAAATTATTGGCAGAACACTTACCATTCCCTCTTCAAAAAACCTATCTGACCAATTCAGGAACAGAAGCGATCGAAGGAGCTTTAAAGCTTGCCAGAAGAGCCACTGGAAGAAGTCAGATTATCACTGCAAAAAAAGCATATCACGGAAACACTATGGGAGCCATGAGTGTTATGGGGTTTGAAGAACGGAAACAGGCATTTAGACCCTTAATTCCGGATGTTAATTACATAACGTTTAACCAAGAAGAAGAGCTATCCCTAATCACCACTAAAACTGCTGCCGTTATTTTAGAAACTATTCAGGGAGGAGCCGGTTTTATAACTCCTGTAAATGACTACTTAAAAAAAGTACGCAATAGATGTTCTGAAGTAGGTGCTTTGTTAATTTTAGATGAAATTCAACCTGGTTTCGGAAGAACCGGAAAGTTATTTGGTTTTATGCATTATGATATTGTTCCAGATATTGTGGTTATGGGCAAAGGTATGGGAGGAGGTATGCCTATCGGAGCATTTACAACCGACGCTAAGACGATGAACCTATTACAAGACAATCCTAAACTAGGACATATCACCACTTTTGGAGGAAATCCGGTCATTGCCGCCGCCGCACTAGCTACTTTACAAGAGATAACCGAAAGTGACGTAATGGCAGCTTCACTTGAAAAAGAAAAACTATTCCGATCCTTACTAATCCATCCTTTAATCAAGGAAATAAGAGGCACTGGTCTTATGCTGGCAATAATGACCCCATCCGAAGACATTACTTCTAAGGCTATCCTTAGATGCCAGGAAGCCGGAGTCATACTTTTCTGGCTTCTTTTCGAGCCCAAAGCAATTCGAATAACCCCTCCGCTGACAATAAGTGAAGAGGAAATAAAAATGGGATGTGATATCATTCTCAGTATTTTAGATGAAATACATACTGACATCGACTAA
- a CDS encoding OstA-like protein, whose protein sequence is MKNTSIFIVFALLCSFFTSAQEGKKIKVQSDRTIKDQERFPGATILAKVDKQVYMEHEGIEIWCDQAIHYSENKFVKALGNVKMKQGDTITMTSKYAEYNGNTQFAYASDDVFMETPSNTLQTDTLFFDRLKQQAYYRSGGTVKDSSNTLTSLIGRYYMDRKQYSFNTNVEIINPENTVNSDRLDYFSENGHTYLYGPSTVKGKESTLYCERGFYDTKVNVGYAIKNARIDYNNRTVFGDSIFYNSSIQFASATNNIKVLDTTNKSVITGHYAEVFKDKDSVFITKRALAATLQENDSIYIHSDTLMVTGKPNHRIMNGFYDVRIYKSNMSGKSDSINVNQTTGYTKLIGRPIIWSEKNQMTGDTIKIISNTETEKLDSLLVYQNAFLVQEDTLQAGYNQVKGQTLTGLFKDNELYQVDIDKNTETIFYQRESEGDLKLIGINKVLSSSIRLLFTNREIEDVYYYQNVDGTLYREIDLPENARELSGFHWRGDEQIMSKKDLFKGEKKPVLTKIKGIPLPKEEEDFFDEKTLKRLEDNNPEGSRLMEQHLKDAELKKTNKELNPSPEDENEETLPPDN, encoded by the coding sequence TTGAAAAACACATCAATATTTATCGTATTCGCCCTTTTATGTTCTTTTTTTACCTCGGCTCAGGAAGGCAAAAAAATAAAGGTACAATCGGATCGTACTATTAAGGATCAGGAACGTTTTCCTGGAGCAACTATCCTTGCTAAAGTAGACAAGCAAGTATATATGGAACACGAAGGAATTGAAATCTGGTGTGATCAAGCAATTCATTATAGCGAAAATAAGTTTGTAAAAGCACTTGGTAATGTAAAAATGAAACAAGGAGATACAATTACCATGACTAGTAAATATGCTGAATACAATGGTAATACTCAGTTTGCCTATGCCAGTGATGATGTTTTTATGGAAACCCCATCAAATACATTGCAAACGGATACGCTCTTTTTTGACCGCTTAAAACAACAAGCATATTACAGAAGTGGAGGAACGGTCAAAGATTCTTCTAATACATTGACCAGTCTGATTGGACGCTATTACATGGATAGAAAACAATATTCTTTTAATACTAATGTAGAAATTATTAACCCGGAAAACACAGTCAATTCAGATCGTTTGGACTATTTTTCAGAAAATGGTCACACATATCTTTACGGACCTTCTACTGTAAAAGGAAAAGAAAGTACTTTATATTGTGAGAGGGGTTTTTATGATACAAAGGTCAATGTAGGATATGCGATAAAAAATGCTAGAATTGACTATAACAATCGCACCGTGTTTGGGGATAGTATTTTTTATAACAGCAGTATTCAGTTTGCTTCGGCTACTAATAATATTAAAGTATTGGATACCACTAATAAATCGGTCATTACCGGTCATTATGCCGAGGTTTTTAAAGACAAAGACTCTGTTTTTATTACCAAAAGGGCACTTGCAGCTACCTTACAGGAAAACGACTCTATATACATACATAGCGATACACTCATGGTAACAGGAAAACCTAATCATCGGATCATGAATGGTTTTTATGATGTAAGAATATACAAGAGTAATATGAGCGGCAAAAGTGATTCTATTAATGTGAATCAAACTACAGGATATACCAAATTAATCGGACGTCCTATCATCTGGTCCGAAAAAAATCAAATGACGGGAGATACCATAAAAATAATATCTAATACAGAAACCGAAAAACTAGATTCACTTCTGGTATATCAAAATGCATTTTTAGTTCAGGAAGACACCTTACAGGCAGGATATAATCAGGTCAAAGGACAAACACTAACAGGTTTATTCAAAGATAACGAACTCTATCAAGTAGATATAGATAAAAACACAGAAACTATCTTTTATCAAAGAGAAAGTGAAGGAGACTTAAAACTCATTGGAATTAATAAAGTTTTATCAAGTTCAATACGGTTATTATTTACCAATCGAGAAATTGAGGATGTCTATTATTATCAAAATGTAGACGGCACACTCTATAGAGAAATTGACCTACCAGAAAATGCTCGAGAACTATCCGGTTTTCACTGGAGGGGGGATGAACAAATCATGAGTAAAAAAGATTTATTCAAAGGAGAGAAAAAACCTGTACTTACTAAAATAAAAGGAATCCCTCTCCCAAAGGAAGAAGAGGATTTCTTCGACGAAAAAACATTAAAAAGACTCGAAGACAATAACCCTGAAGGGTCTCGTCTTATGGAACAACACCTAAAAGATGCAGAACTCAAAAAGACAAATAAAGAACTAAATCCGTCTCCCGAGGATGAAAATGAGGAAACACTTCCTCCGGATAATTAA
- a CDS encoding DUF368 domain-containing protein produces MQRSLKDYLIITLKGLAMGAADVVPGVSGGTIAFISGIYEELIETIHRLDIKFFKTWRKDGLFSAWESYNLSFLVALFLGIVISILSLAKLIKWLLHHQPLLLWAFFFGLVIASILYIGKQINSWSPKTIISVIVAAVLSYFLTVAEPLSSPENNWYLLFCGFIAIIAMILPGVSGAFILLILGAYQTFIDILNQLRNGIINLDFDAVYQSLSKIIIIGIGALIGLKLFSKILNWMFKNHNNITLAILTGFMIGSLNKLWPWKKVLSWRVNSEGIKVPFIEKSILPTTYEGDPKIFLVILLVSLGFLLIFTLERLAVKKEQ; encoded by the coding sequence ATGCAACGAAGTCTTAAGGACTACCTTATAATTACATTAAAGGGACTAGCCATGGGAGCTGCCGATGTGGTTCCTGGAGTATCTGGAGGTACCATCGCTTTTATTTCCGGAATTTATGAAGAACTTATAGAAACCATTCATAGACTGGACATTAAATTTTTCAAAACCTGGAGAAAAGACGGGCTATTCTCTGCCTGGGAATCCTATAACTTATCATTTTTAGTCGCCTTATTTTTAGGGATAGTGATTAGTATATTGTCTCTTGCTAAACTTATAAAATGGTTGTTACATCATCAGCCTTTACTCTTATGGGCTTTCTTTTTTGGTTTAGTTATCGCTAGTATTTTATATATAGGAAAACAAATAAATTCCTGGAGTCCAAAAACGATAATCAGTGTTATTGTAGCAGCAGTTCTATCTTATTTTCTAACAGTTGCAGAACCGCTAAGTTCCCCTGAAAATAACTGGTATTTATTATTTTGTGGGTTTATAGCAATTATTGCTATGATTTTACCGGGAGTATCCGGAGCTTTTATTCTCTTAATACTTGGGGCTTATCAAACATTTATCGATATATTAAATCAATTGAGAAATGGGATTATCAACCTAGACTTTGATGCCGTTTACCAATCGCTAAGTAAAATTATCATTATCGGTATTGGAGCCCTTATAGGGTTAAAACTATTCTCCAAAATCCTAAACTGGATGTTTAAGAACCACAATAACATCACATTAGCAATTCTTACAGGTTTTATGATCGGTTCTCTGAATAAATTATGGCCCTGGAAAAAAGTACTTTCCTGGAGAGTAAATTCAGAAGGAATTAAAGTTCCATTTATAGAGAAAAGTATTCTTCCTACAACATATGAAGGAGATCCTAAAATATTTCTGGTTATTCTACTAGTTTCTTTAGGTTTTTTATTAATTTTTACACTGGAACGCCTTGCCGTAAAAAAAGAACAATAA
- a CDS encoding tetratricopeptide repeat protein yields the protein MKFNHEEEDNLSLTRYESMLRSNDVKFFDSNEFESIIHHYLENGKIAKAKKAISLSLSQHPSSVNLKLLQVEVLVFEDRLEKADTLLAQLHAIEPENEEIYIQKANILSKQNKHKEAIDLLFMALSYTSNEADVFSLLGMEYLFMDDFENAKINFMKCLEADGEDYSALYNIIYCFDFLEQHEEAIEYLNRFLDKNPYCEVAWHQIGKQYYDLGMFKKALAAFDFAIISDEYFIGAYLEKGKVLEKLKRYNEAIENYRITLELDDPTSFALLRIGKCFEKLGSDDLAIQHYSKTVHEDPLLDKGWIAITDFYMRKRNYQKALYYINKAISIDSENVLYWKRYAKINNRLAFFEEAETGYQKAIELGNYELDTWLNRSDILRFLGESNAAIINLKQAIEFYPDNAEIHYRLAGMYYETQELSKGESHLRKALRLDREYTIVLEELFETVYNLSLVKNIISEYQ from the coding sequence ATGAAATTTAACCACGAAGAAGAGGATAACTTATCACTTACACGATACGAATCCATGTTACGATCGAATGATGTCAAATTCTTTGACTCTAATGAATTTGAATCAATTATTCATCATTATTTAGAAAACGGAAAAATAGCCAAAGCTAAAAAAGCTATTTCCTTAAGTCTTTCTCAACATCCTTCATCCGTTAATTTAAAACTCTTACAGGTAGAGGTATTGGTATTTGAGGATCGCTTGGAAAAAGCAGATACCTTACTTGCTCAACTCCATGCTATTGAGCCTGAAAACGAAGAAATTTATATCCAAAAAGCAAATATCCTTTCCAAACAAAACAAACATAAAGAAGCCATTGATTTATTATTTATGGCGCTGAGTTACACTTCTAATGAAGCCGATGTATTTTCTTTATTAGGAATGGAATATCTTTTTATGGATGATTTTGAGAATGCCAAAATTAACTTCATGAAATGCCTGGAGGCTGATGGAGAAGATTACTCTGCCTTATACAATATCATCTATTGCTTTGATTTCCTCGAACAACATGAAGAAGCTATAGAATACCTGAATCGATTTCTTGACAAAAACCCATATTGCGAAGTTGCATGGCATCAAATAGGAAAGCAATACTATGACCTGGGAATGTTCAAAAAAGCATTAGCAGCTTTTGATTTTGCGATCATCAGTGATGAATACTTTATCGGTGCCTATCTGGAAAAAGGAAAAGTACTGGAAAAATTAAAACGCTATAACGAAGCTATTGAAAACTATAGAATCACACTCGAACTAGATGACCCTACCTCTTTTGCTTTATTGCGTATAGGAAAGTGTTTTGAAAAACTGGGAAGTGATGACCTGGCTATACAGCATTATTCCAAAACGGTTCATGAAGACCCCCTACTGGATAAAGGTTGGATTGCAATTACTGATTTTTATATGAGAAAGCGCAATTATCAAAAAGCACTCTATTATATAAATAAGGCTATTAGTATTGATAGTGAAAATGTGTTGTATTGGAAAAGATATGCTAAGATCAATAATCGACTCGCATTCTTTGAAGAAGCAGAAACGGGTTACCAAAAAGCAATTGAACTTGGAAATTATGAATTAGATACCTGGCTCAATCGCTCTGATATTTTACGATTTCTGGGGGAATCTAACGCTGCTATTATCAACCTAAAGCAAGCGATCGAGTTTTATCCTGATAACGCAGAAATCCACTATCGATTAGCCGGTATGTACTATGAAACGCAAGAACTGTCCAAAGGAGAATCCCATTTGAGAAAAGCGTTGCGCCTGGATAGAGAGTACACCATTGTTCTTGAAGAATTATTCGAAACAGTTTACAACCTATCATTAGTAAAAAATATAATTTCTGAATATCAGTAA
- a CDS encoding DUF349 domain-containing protein yields MSTHDNLPEADGNKDNKVETIEATVDNSANEISSANAEQTDNIDNTAPEAVSPTNDEEMEKADKNNDEIQAQMDNAVAEESEDEGISEKHDIEKKDYHAMSKEELIKELRLLIKNEKVQAIKEHVEEIKLEFNNKFNEEFEQKREEFIADGGNLIDFYYSTPVKKEFNSVYFDYKEKRNAFYQNLKKDLQANLQKRLDLIEELKGLLNADENINSTYNHFKSIQERWRNAGAIPRDKYNTVWNTYHHHTENFYDFLHLNREFRDLDFKHNLDQKLKIIERATELAQETDVNRAFRELQLLHKMWKEDLGPVAKEYREPIWEKFSALTKQIHENRQGYFREQDKVYEKNLEVKTEIINSIKEIAAKPSKSHNDWQQKIKEIEALREAFFKAGKVPSNVNEETWTLFKTSIRDFNREKNAFYKNLKKDQFENLNKKLELIKIAEDNKDNDDFSSTTPLMKKIQSDWKKIGHVPRKESDKIWKRFKDACNFYFDRIHAERDEANKEETAAYEKKKQHIEALKDLTLSGNPESDLATIKENIAAWKEIGRVPFNKKSIENDYNKILDDLFGQLNMSRKETELIKYENKLNALSNQNDERAIRNEQNFIRKKIEEVHNEIRQLENNLQFFKNAKDDNPMVLDVKKNIAKHRESLEVWKTKLNKLKAL; encoded by the coding sequence ATGTCAACACATGATAACCTGCCTGAAGCAGATGGAAATAAGGATAATAAGGTAGAAACAATAGAAGCTACTGTCGATAATTCAGCTAATGAGATTTCTTCTGCAAATGCAGAACAAACTGACAATATTGACAATACCGCTCCTGAAGCAGTTTCTCCTACAAATGACGAGGAAATGGAAAAAGCGGACAAAAACAACGATGAGATTCAAGCGCAAATGGATAATGCTGTTGCTGAAGAAAGTGAAGATGAAGGAATTTCCGAAAAACATGACATCGAAAAAAAGGATTATCATGCCATGAGCAAAGAAGAATTGATTAAAGAGCTTAGGCTTTTAATCAAAAATGAAAAGGTTCAGGCAATAAAAGAACATGTAGAAGAAATAAAACTGGAATTCAACAATAAATTCAATGAAGAATTCGAACAAAAAAGAGAGGAATTTATTGCTGATGGTGGAAATTTGATTGATTTCTATTATTCTACCCCTGTAAAGAAAGAATTTAATTCTGTGTATTTTGATTATAAAGAAAAGCGAAATGCATTTTATCAAAATCTCAAAAAAGATCTTCAGGCTAACTTACAAAAGAGACTTGACCTCATAGAAGAATTAAAAGGGCTACTCAATGCTGATGAGAATATCAATTCTACCTATAATCATTTCAAAAGTATACAGGAAAGATGGCGTAATGCCGGAGCAATCCCAAGAGATAAGTATAACACAGTCTGGAATACGTATCATCACCATACTGAGAACTTTTATGACTTCTTACACCTCAACAGAGAATTTCGCGATTTAGATTTTAAACACAATCTGGATCAGAAATTAAAAATTATAGAAAGGGCTACTGAATTAGCTCAGGAAACAGATGTAAATCGCGCTTTTAGAGAATTACAGCTCTTACATAAAATGTGGAAAGAAGATCTAGGTCCTGTGGCAAAAGAATACAGAGAACCTATCTGGGAGAAATTTAGTGCTCTTACCAAACAAATCCATGAGAACAGACAAGGCTATTTCAGAGAACAGGATAAAGTCTATGAAAAAAACCTGGAAGTTAAAACTGAGATCATCAATTCAATAAAGGAAATTGCGGCTAAACCTTCTAAAAGTCATAATGATTGGCAACAAAAAATTAAGGAAATAGAGGCTCTCAGAGAAGCGTTTTTTAAAGCTGGAAAAGTCCCTAGTAATGTCAATGAAGAAACCTGGACGCTCTTCAAAACATCCATTCGGGATTTTAACCGAGAGAAAAATGCTTTTTATAAAAATTTAAAGAAAGATCAATTCGAGAATCTAAATAAAAAATTAGAGCTGATCAAAATTGCAGAGGACAATAAGGATAATGATGATTTCTCCTCTACTACTCCTCTAATGAAAAAAATCCAGTCTGACTGGAAGAAAATCGGACATGTTCCCAGAAAAGAGAGTGATAAAATATGGAAACGCTTTAAAGATGCTTGTAACTTTTATTTCGACCGTATTCATGCAGAAAGAGACGAAGCTAATAAAGAAGAAACTGCTGCTTATGAGAAAAAGAAGCAACATATAGAAGCTTTAAAAGACCTTACTTTATCTGGTAATCCTGAAAGCGATCTGGCTACTATAAAAGAAAATATTGCTGCTTGGAAAGAAATAGGAAGAGTTCCTTTTAACAAAAAAAGTATTGAGAACGATTATAATAAAATCCTGGATGATTTATTTGGTCAACTGAATATGAGCCGAAAGGAAACTGAACTTATTAAGTATGAAAACAAGCTAAATGCACTTTCTAATCAGAATGACGAGCGTGCTATTAGAAATGAACAAAACTTCATTCGTAAAAAAATCGAAGAAGTACACAATGAGATCCGGCAGTTAGAAAACAACTTACAGTTCTTCAAAAATGCTAAGGATGACAATCCTATGGTATTAGATGTTAAGAAAAACATTGCGAAACACCGAGAAAGTCTTGAGGTTTGGAAAACGAAGCTAAATAAGCTAAAAGCCTTATAA